The Athene noctua chromosome 3, bAthNoc1.hap1.1, whole genome shotgun sequence genome includes a region encoding these proteins:
- the CYREN gene encoding cell cycle regulator of non-homologous end joining isoform X2: MAAGARRRLLPAWMGAAGDERAAAVPPKAARRRAAARPRAAAAVQHCMNEAELVDVALAVLAENLRCKKGEEKARSGSKEEQKLQPRPKEDPVNTGNVGGGSDCSPALPLGPDAGAGADAERRRRWEDSEDDALKYVREIFFS; this comes from the exons ATGGCGGCAggcgcccggcggcggctcctcccggcCTGGATGGGGGCGGCGGGGGAcgagcgggcggcggcggtgccCCCCAAGgccgcgcggcggcgggcggcggcaaGGCCCAG ggcggcggcggcggtgcagCACTGCATGAACGAGGCGGAGCTGGTGGACGTGGCCCTGGCAGTCCTGGCCGAG AATCTACGGTGCAAGAAAGGCGAGGAGAAGGCCCGGTCCGGGAGCAAAGAGGAGCAGAAGCTCCAGCCAAGGCCAAAGGAGGATCCTGTAAACACAGGCAACGTGGGAGGAGGCAGCGACTGCAGTCCGGCTCTCCCATTGGGTCCTGACGCTGGTGCAGGTGCCGAtgcagagagaaggagaaggtggGAGGACTCTGAGGACGATGCTCTGAAATACGTCAGGGAGATATTTTTCAGCTAA